One part of the Thermococcus sp. Bubb.Bath genome encodes these proteins:
- the tgtA gene encoding tRNA guanosine(15) transglycosylase TgtA, protein MANFKFEVKARDAAGRIGKLTLNGKTVETPAIMPVINPKQLIVTPKELKEMGFRMVITNSYIIYKTPELREQALKEGIHNLLGYDGIIEVDSGSFQLMRYGDVEVTNSEIVKFQHDIGVDVGTFLDIPTPPDVSHEKAEEDLRITLERAKEAEGIKEIAMNAAVQGSTYPDLRTYAAKKLSEMNFEIHPVGAVVPLMESYRYKDLVDVVIASKHGLRPDRPVHLFGAGHPMIFALAVAMGIDLFDSASYALYAKDNRYLTPEGTKRLDELDYFPCSCPVCSRYTPQELREMPKEERTRLLALHNLWVIREELNRVKQSIKEGTLWELVDERARSHPKLYAAYKRLLEYREYLEKNEPVTKGSAFFKVSREALKWPTAVRAKERAERVKPKFLETVNHPIFGEIPKYLSLSYPFAQSEGEENFTIEKPAREEARNYIMAIAEYQFGEGAGEAFKDAFVELSRKTGMPRQIKVKGKHLATFRSADGLLTLGIEGAKRLHKVLPFPGMRVVIDEDAEPFARKGKNVFAKFVVDADQGIRPYDEVLIVNRNDELLATGQTLLNGEELKAFQQGLAVKVRRGVGE, encoded by the coding sequence ATGGCTAATTTTAAGTTCGAGGTCAAGGCGCGAGATGCCGCCGGAAGGATTGGAAAGCTCACCCTCAACGGCAAAACAGTGGAAACGCCTGCCATAATGCCGGTAATCAACCCAAAGCAACTCATTGTAACCCCAAAAGAGCTCAAAGAGATGGGATTCAGGATGGTCATAACCAACTCATACATAATCTACAAAACCCCCGAACTCCGAGAGCAGGCACTAAAAGAGGGAATCCACAACCTTCTTGGTTATGACGGCATAATCGAAGTTGATTCCGGCTCTTTCCAGCTCATGCGCTACGGTGACGTCGAAGTCACCAACAGCGAGATAGTAAAGTTCCAGCACGATATAGGCGTTGACGTAGGCACCTTCCTTGATATACCCACTCCTCCTGACGTCTCGCATGAGAAGGCCGAAGAAGACCTTAGAATAACGCTGGAGAGGGCGAAGGAGGCGGAGGGAATCAAGGAGATAGCTATGAACGCTGCGGTGCAGGGTTCGACTTACCCTGACCTCAGGACGTACGCCGCTAAAAAGCTGAGCGAAATGAACTTTGAGATACACCCAGTTGGCGCCGTCGTTCCGCTGATGGAGAGCTACAGGTACAAAGACTTGGTGGACGTGGTTATAGCCTCGAAACATGGACTCAGGCCGGATAGGCCGGTTCACCTCTTCGGTGCCGGTCACCCCATGATTTTCGCCCTGGCCGTTGCTATGGGGATAGACCTCTTCGATTCGGCGAGCTACGCCCTCTACGCCAAGGATAACCGCTATTTAACACCGGAAGGGACGAAGAGGCTCGATGAGCTGGATTACTTCCCGTGCTCCTGTCCCGTCTGCTCCCGCTACACACCGCAGGAGCTCCGCGAGATGCCCAAGGAAGAGCGCACGAGGCTTCTGGCTCTGCACAACCTTTGGGTCATTCGTGAGGAGCTCAACAGGGTCAAGCAGTCGATAAAGGAAGGCACCCTTTGGGAGCTGGTTGACGAGAGGGCCCGCTCTCATCCAAAGCTCTACGCGGCCTACAAGCGCCTGCTGGAGTACAGGGAGTACCTTGAGAAGAACGAGCCCGTAACCAAGGGAAGTGCATTCTTCAAGGTGAGCAGGGAGGCTTTGAAGTGGCCAACCGCAGTGAGGGCAAAGGAGAGGGCCGAGCGCGTTAAGCCCAAATTCCTAGAGACGGTTAATCACCCTATATTCGGTGAGATACCAAAGTACCTATCTCTCAGCTACCCCTTCGCCCAGAGCGAGGGGGAGGAGAACTTTACCATCGAGAAACCTGCTAGGGAAGAGGCAAGGAATTATATCATGGCCATAGCCGAGTACCAGTTCGGCGAAGGGGCTGGCGAAGCGTTCAAAGACGCCTTCGTCGAGCTTTCGAGGAAGACTGGAATGCCAAGGCAGATTAAAGTTAAGGGTAAGCACCTCGCCACCTTCCGCTCCGCGGATGGGCTGCTAACGCTGGGAATCGAAGGCGCAAAGAGGCTCCACAAAGTCCTGCCGTTCCCGGGAATGAGGGTTGTTATCGACGAGGACGCAGAGCCGTTCGCGAGGAAGGGAAAGAACGTCTTCGCCAAGTTCGTCGTTGATGCCGACCAGGGGATAAGGCCCTACGACGAGGTTCTGATCGTCAACCGGAACGATGAACTTCTGGCAACAGGCCAGACACTCCTCAACGGGGAAGAGCTAAAGGCCTTCCAGCAGGGGTTGGCCGTGAAGGTTAGGAGGGGGGTGGGGGAGTAA
- the uppS gene encoding polyprenyl diphosphate synthase has protein sequence MLYRVVSKVPHLLFRPLYDFYESYLFEKVKAGNLPKHVAIIMDGNRRWARRLEKPPWYGHLFGSNKLEEILEWCRELGIKTLTVYAFSTENFKRSKDEVAALMDLFERKFKELVDDERVHRYGVRVNVIGRKELLPERVRKAAEEAEKVTRKYSNYFLNIALAYGGRSEITDATREIVRDALEGKIKPEDIDEELIKRYLYHPNMPDPDIVIRTGGEIRISNFLLYQIAYSELFFVDVYFPEFRKIDFLRIIREYQKRQRRFGR, from the coding sequence ATGCTGTATCGGGTAGTTTCAAAGGTTCCCCATCTCCTTTTTAGACCTCTCTACGATTTTTACGAGTCGTACCTGTTTGAGAAGGTCAAAGCGGGGAACCTCCCAAAGCATGTGGCTATAATCATGGACGGAAACCGGCGGTGGGCCAGGAGGCTCGAAAAGCCCCCCTGGTACGGCCACCTCTTTGGCTCCAACAAGCTTGAGGAAATACTAGAATGGTGCCGTGAACTCGGAATAAAGACGCTTACGGTCTACGCCTTCTCCACCGAGAACTTCAAGCGCTCCAAGGATGAGGTAGCTGCACTCATGGATCTCTTTGAGCGGAAGTTTAAAGAGCTCGTTGATGATGAGAGGGTTCACCGTTACGGCGTCAGGGTCAACGTTATAGGGAGAAAGGAGCTCCTTCCAGAGAGGGTTAGAAAGGCAGCCGAGGAGGCTGAAAAAGTCACCAGAAAATACTCGAACTACTTCCTCAACATAGCGCTCGCATACGGTGGCAGGAGTGAGATAACCGACGCGACCCGTGAAATCGTCCGCGACGCCCTTGAAGGCAAGATAAAGCCTGAGGATATCGATGAAGAGCTGATAAAACGCTACCTCTACCACCCGAACATGCCCGACCCGGATATCGTGATAAGAACCGGTGGCGAGATTAGAATAAGCAACTTTCTGCTGTATCAGATAGCCTACAGCGAGCTCTTCTTCGTCGACGTCTATTTCCCCGAATTCAGAAAGATCGACTTCCTGAGGATAATAAGGGAGTACCAGAAGAGGCAGAGAAGGTTTGGGAGGTAG